Proteins encoded together in one Rossellomorea sp. y25 window:
- a CDS encoding aminotransferase class I/II-fold pyridoxal phosphate-dependent enzyme: MKFTTKVVHSQLKGTEEIRSKTTPIYQTSAFSFTSLEELEGFYEGKSPYLYTRTGNPNTDELGKMVADLEGAPAGVATSSGLSAILVGILAVVQSGDHIIAAEDLYGGTFHMLKEELKSLGISTSFVDFTSLEELEGAITPQTKLIYSETVTNPFMRVEDIPKMVGFAEKHNLKTMIDNTFATPFLRHPFLEGVDLVAHSATKYIGGHSDITAGVIVGKEDLVQKAREKVVNIGSNLSPFEAWLTCRGAKTLALRMGTQARNAEVLAADLRANEYVKEVYYPTDLSDKGNGAIVTIELSNTCDISTFFKSLGWIKIIPSLAGVETTVSYPLGTSHRALPKDAQEKLGINTHVVRISLGIEDGEDIVVQFNEAITASVKN; encoded by the coding sequence ATGAAATTCACAACTAAGGTCGTGCACAGTCAGTTAAAAGGAACAGAGGAAATCCGCAGTAAGACGACTCCGATTTATCAGACCTCTGCTTTTTCTTTTACTTCTTTAGAGGAGTTGGAGGGTTTCTATGAAGGGAAGTCTCCTTATCTCTACACAAGAACGGGAAATCCAAATACAGACGAGCTTGGAAAGATGGTGGCAGACTTGGAAGGAGCCCCGGCAGGTGTAGCAACTTCTTCTGGATTATCGGCCATCCTTGTTGGTATCCTCGCTGTTGTGCAATCAGGGGATCACATCATTGCTGCCGAGGATTTATACGGGGGTACGTTCCATATGCTGAAAGAAGAGCTGAAATCACTCGGTATTTCTACTTCATTCGTTGATTTTACAAGTTTAGAGGAATTAGAGGGAGCCATTACTCCACAAACCAAACTCATCTACAGTGAGACCGTCACAAACCCGTTTATGCGAGTGGAAGATATCCCTAAAATGGTCGGATTCGCTGAAAAACACAACCTGAAAACAATGATCGATAACACATTCGCCACACCGTTTCTGCGCCACCCTTTCTTAGAAGGGGTGGATCTGGTCGCTCACAGTGCCACGAAGTATATCGGAGGACATAGTGATATCACAGCAGGAGTCATAGTCGGGAAGGAAGATCTTGTTCAAAAAGCGAGAGAAAAAGTCGTCAACATCGGTTCGAACCTGAGTCCATTTGAAGCCTGGCTGACATGCCGCGGAGCGAAAACACTGGCTCTCCGAATGGGGACCCAAGCAAGGAATGCCGAAGTTCTTGCGGCGGACCTTCGAGCAAATGAATACGTGAAGGAAGTTTATTACCCAACGGATTTATCCGATAAAGGAAATGGAGCCATCGTAACGATCGAGCTATCCAACACATGTGACATCAGCACATTCTTCAAATCACTTGGCTGGATTAAAATCATCCCTTCTCTTGCCGGCGTGGAGACTACGGTCTCATATCCATTAGGAACGTCTCATCGTGCCCTGCCGAAGGATGCGCAGGAAAAACTCGGAATAAACACACATGTCGTGCGCATATCGTTAGGTATTGAGGATGGGGAAGACATCGTCGTGCAATTTAACGAAGCGATTACAGCTTCGGTTAAAAATTAA
- a CDS encoding DUF302 domain-containing protein — MFHYTKEVSMSVKEAVEAVETVLKDESFGVLWNLDLAQKLQDKGLDFNEEVVVLEVCNPHEAKKVLEESMLVSYFLPCKVTVYTEGGTTKIGMAKPSKLIEMVDNDELKSLALDIENRLIGCLENVQ; from the coding sequence ATGTTTCATTACACAAAGGAAGTTTCAATGAGTGTGAAAGAAGCAGTGGAAGCGGTAGAAACTGTCCTGAAAGATGAGAGCTTCGGTGTACTATGGAATCTCGATCTTGCCCAGAAATTGCAGGATAAGGGCCTTGATTTCAACGAAGAAGTAGTCGTATTAGAGGTGTGTAATCCACATGAAGCTAAAAAGGTGCTGGAAGAAAGCATGCTCGTAAGCTACTTCCTTCCTTGCAAAGTGACGGTATACACAGAAGGCGGTACCACCAAGATCGGTATGGCAAAACCAAGCAAGCTGATCGAGATGGTGGATAACGATGAACTAAAAAGCCTGGCATTGGATATTGAAAATCGCCTGATCGGATGTTTGGAAAACGTTCAATAA